In Candidatus Rokuibacteriota bacterium, the DNA window GAGCGCCGCTACCAGAGCCGTGTCGTCTCCCAGCTCATGCGCCGGGCCCAGGAACTCGGCTACACCCTCACCAAAACCGCGGACGTCTCACCCCCTGCCGGTTCACCCGCGTGATGATGTTACTTGGAAGAGCAGGCTAGGCAGTAGCGGCTTCAAGTGATCGAATCTTTTTCGCAATGGCTCTTGGAAAATCTACAAAGACGAAGTGGGTCTTGTAATAGAGGTAATCCTCGCCGCTTTCGTCCACGATCCGAACCAGATCATCCTTAGCTGCTTCCGGATCCGGGATGATTCGATACACCTTGCCTAGGATCAAAGAGGCCTGTGGCCCGAGCCTGCCAGAGGTCGCGGGCCTCGTCGTACTTCTTGGCCCGGAGGGAAGGGTGGCGGAGATCCTGGAGCAGGAGGGCGACGCGGCGGTCAACCGCGCGCTGGATCTCGGGAGGCGCAATCGTGTAGCTGTTCAGGAATCATTGGGTGTAGACGGCGCGCATCAACGCTTCTTGAGCTTCCGGGACTCATGGTGGAGCGACCGAACAAGGGCCTTGGCCGAGCTGAAGGGGCCGTATACGCGGCCCTTCTTGACATCCTCGAACCCCTCGGCGAGCCGCTGCTCAACGAATGCGCGGTCGACCGCCACCTTGGGAGTGAAGGTGATCCTCTTGCCCTGGACGGTGGCCTCCAAGAGATCGCCCACGTCGACGCCGACCTTCTGCCGGATTGCAGCAGGAAGCGTCACTTGAAACTTCTCTTTGACCTTGACGAGCGGCATGTGGAGTTCCTCCATAGACAGTAAGAAAGTTAGAAACTTGTACCCGCCCTTCAGGATACGAGGTAGCCGAGGATCCGTCAAGGAGCGCGCGCGAGTTCGTGGATTACCGCTCAACATGTTTCTCCGTGAATGGGCGATTTCTACTCGCGCTCGGCTTCATCGTTCCCGGGTTCCCGTTCCCCTATACGTATGGGACCTCGATCGGCTGATCCGGTGCCCGGGGTTCCTCTGAGGCCGGGGCCGCCTCCCGCCCCGTTGCCCCTCCCAGTGCGTCGGCCCCGGAACACGCTGATGCGTGCGTCCAGGCGCATCTCCGAGGGTCGTCCGGCTGCTTCCTGACGCTGAAACCGACGTCGAGCAAAACGCTGAAGAGGCGCGTGAGCGGCTACAATCGACCGGCGGGTGGAGGTGCTGTATGATCGCGCGCAATGGGCGTCCTGACCGCCCGGCCCGATGACGTGAGCACCCTGAGCCGCATCGGCGTCACCGCCTTCCTCCTCGGCCTCGGGTTCTCGATCACCCTGTCTCAGGGGGCGCTCCTCCTCTTGACGTTCCTCTGGCTCCGGCGGCTGCGGGATCCCGAGGCCCGGCGGGCGGCGACCTGGCCGCTGTGGGCGCCGGTGCTCGGCTTCAGCGCCGTGAGCCTCCTGTCGGCACTTGCCTCGGGCCACCCGCGGACGAGCCTCGTGGCTTCCAAGGGGCTGTGGCTGGTTGCCGCGCTGTATGTCGCCGCCGATGTGTTCACCAGATCTGAGGTCGCCGACCGTTTCCTCTCGGCCCTGAGCCTGGTGGTGGCCGCTGCGGCGCTGATGGGCCTGCTCCAGGTCGGATTCTGTCCGCAGCCCGAGCCGAGCGAGGGGCTCGGCCGGTGGTTCTTCCATCGCTGCGACCGCGCCCGGGGCTCGTTCAGCATCTACATGACACTCGCGGGGATCCTGAACCTGCTGCTACTCGCGACCCTGCCGCGGCTGCTTCTCGGAAGACGCCTGTGGGGGTTGTCCTTCCTGGCCTGGCTCGTGACGCTCTTGGGGCTGGCCGTGACGTACACGCGGGGCGCCTGGCTCGGCTTCGCCGCCGGGGTGCTGGCTTTGGCACCGCTGATCCGCAGGGCACGCTGGCTCCTGATCGGAGGACTCGTCGTGCTGCTGCTCGGCGTTCTCGCGGGCCCGCAGCACCTGCGTCAGCGCTTTCTCAGCGTGGGCGACCGCCAGGACCCGACCGTCAAGGAGCGCGTGTACATGTGGCGCAGCGGGCTGGCCCTGTGGCAGACGAGGCCGTGGCTCGGCGTGGGGCCTGGGGGTGTCAAGCGCGAGTACCAGCGCTACGCGCTGCCCGAGGCCATGAAGAAGCGGACCGGACATGTTCACAACACCCCGCTCCAGATCCTGGTGGAGCGGGGGGTGATCGGCCTGGCGGCCTGGCTCTGGATCTGGGGGGCGTTCTACGCGCGGGCCGTGGCGATCTTGCGCCGATTGCCGGCCACGGCGGCGCAGGAGCGGGCGCTGGTCGCGGGCAGCCTGGCCGCGATCACGGGCTTCCTGGTGGCGGGGCTGACCGAGTACAACTTCGGCGACTCGGAGGTGGTCATGGTCGCGTGGACCATCATGGCGCTACCGTTCGTGGTAAGCCGGGAGGCGGGCGGCGCGTGAGCCGGGCTGGGGGAATCTCCGTCCCTGATAACGGGATCCCGTCCGTCGCCGTAAGATGCCGCTCCAACCGCCATCGATAGAACAGCGTCCAGGAGATCCCTCCCTCCTGGCACGTTGCTGTGACATTCTCTCGCTCGGCCGCTGTACGACGTGCAGCCGGCTAGGGTTCGGGGCCTCGCTGAGCGCACTTTGGAGCCGGACGCGCAATGCTGGAGCGAACTGCCGTACTCCTAGTCGAAGCGGCGGTTTCCGCGCGGTGTTTTGGTCGCGTCGATGGTCTCGCAACGTGAATTAGGCCGCGTAGAACCGCACCGCGATGAAGTGGCAGGTGCTACCAGCAAGGACGAATAGGTGCCACACGAAATGGCTAAAGCGCAGCTGCTTCGCGGCGAAGAACGCCACGCCGGCCGTGTAGGCGATGCCCCCCGACAGAAGCCACACCAGACCGGCCAGCGGCACGTGGAGCCACAGCGGTCGAATCGCGACGACGATGAGCCACCCCATCCCCAGATACAGAAGCACGGAGAGCGCTGGATACCGCACACCGCCCACGGCCTTCAGAAGTACCCCGGCCGCAGCCAAGCCCCAGACCAGCCCGAATAGCGCCCACCCCCACGCACCGCGCAGCACACCCAGGGTAAAGGGTGTGTACGTACCGGCGATGAGAACAAAGATCGCGCCGTGCTCGATGACCCGAAACACGCGCTTGGCCCGGCCGCGGGGTAGGGCGTGATAGAGCGTCGAGGCCAGGTACAGCAGCACCATCGTCGCGGCGAAGACGCTCGCGCCCACCATGAATGCTGCACCCCCGCGCTGCACGGCATACGCGATAAGAAATGGGGTCGCCGCGAGTGCGGCGGCGAGGCCCACACCATGGCTGATGCTGTTCGCGATTTCTTCCCCGAGTGACTGCCCGCGCTCGAGTGCTGCAGGCGCTGCGCTCATGGCGTCAATCCTACGCTCGGCCTGACCCGGACTATGCGCGAACGCACGCTCCACCCTCACCCCGGCCCTCTCCCTCCAGAGGGAGAGGGAGTCGTTCTGATCCCCTCGCCCCCGGAGCGACTGTCTTGTTTGTCAAGCGGATTGTGGTTGCCATGGGCGTTGGTCTCGCAGCATCGCGTTCAGGATGGAGAGGAGCTTGCGCATCGCGGCGGTGAGGGCAACTTTTTTCGGCCGGCCGGCCGCGGTCAAGCGCTGATAGAAATGGGCGATCACCGGGTTGAAACGGACCGCGGTGAGGGTGGCCATATACAGCACGCTGCGCACCGCCGGGCGGCCCCCGGCGATCGTGCGGCGGCCCCGCCAGTGGCCACTGTCCCGGTTCATCGGCGCCACCCCGACCAGGGCGGCGATCTTGCGGCGATCCAGCCGACCCAGTTCGGGCAGATCGGCGAGCAGGGTGTAGGCGGTCACATCGCCAATGCCGGGGACCGATTGCAGCAGGTTGTCGCGCTCGCGCCAGATCGGGCTGGAGCGGATGGTGTCGGCGAGGGTCGTGTCCAGCTCCGCCAGGGCCTTGGTCAGCCAGCGGACATGCGTGGCGATGCGGCGTTGCAGCTGCGGGTCGCGCGCCTGCTGGTGGCGGTTGCG includes these proteins:
- a CDS encoding AbrB/MazE/SpoVT family DNA-binding domain-containing protein, with translation MPLVKVKEKFQVTLPAAIRQKVGVDVGDLLEATVQGKRITFTPKVAVDRAFVEQRLAEGFEDVKKGRVYGPFSSAKALVRSLHHESRKLKKR
- a CDS encoding O-antigen ligase family protein, translating into MGVLTARPDDVSTLSRIGVTAFLLGLGFSITLSQGALLLLTFLWLRRLRDPEARRAATWPLWAPVLGFSAVSLLSALASGHPRTSLVASKGLWLVAALYVAADVFTRSEVADRFLSALSLVVAAAALMGLLQVGFCPQPEPSEGLGRWFFHRCDRARGSFSIYMTLAGILNLLLLATLPRLLLGRRLWGLSFLAWLVTLLGLAVTYTRGAWLGFAAGVLALAPLIRRARWLLIGGLVVLLLGVLAGPQHLRQRFLSVGDRQDPTVKERVYMWRSGLALWQTRPWLGVGPGGVKREYQRYALPEAMKKRTGHVHNTPLQILVERGVIGLAAWLWIWGAFYARAVAILRRLPATAAQERALVAGSLAAITGFLVAGLTEYNFGDSEVVMVAWTIMALPFVVSREAGGA
- a CDS encoding hemolysin III family protein, translating into MSAAPAALERGQSLGEEIANSISHGVGLAAALAATPFLIAYAVQRGGAAFMVGASVFAATMVLLYLASTLYHALPRGRAKRVFRVIEHGAIFVLIAGTYTPFTLGVLRGAWGWALFGLVWGLAAAGVLLKAVGGVRYPALSVLLYLGMGWLIVVAIRPLWLHVPLAGLVWLLSGGIAYTAGVAFFAAKQLRFSHFVWHLFVLAGSTCHFIAVRFYAA
- a CDS encoding IS110 family transposase translates to MERTFVGIDIAKDQVDVHVHPTDERFQLSRDEAGLAGLVARLQPLGPRLVVLEATGGYEIPVAAALASAGVPVAVVNPRQIRDYARATGQLAKTDALDARIMARFAEVVQPAVRPLPTAAAQALGDLVARRRQLIEMLGAERNRHQQARDPQLQRRIATHVRWLTKALAELDTTLADTIRSSPIWRERDNLLQSVPGIGDVTAYTLLADLPELGRLDRRKIAALVGVAPMNRDSGHWRGRRTIAGGRPAVRSVLYMATLTAVRFNPVIAHFYQRLTAAGRPKKVALTAAMRKLLSILNAMLRDQRPWQPQSA